Proteins from one Vicinamibacterales bacterium genomic window:
- a CDS encoding PHB depolymerase family esterase → MRFAQFLLLVALTVRPALADTGFLDRSLAVRGGTFRYQVYVPAEFTSRKSWPIIVWLHANGSQGDDALLPTVGALADQIRRHRSSFPAIVLFPQAKTGTRWAYPEMEDLVMSALDRTVKEFRGDPAKVYLAGHSMGGNGAYRIAFRWPERFAALLVVSGSVTGAGSWTSEDVAVDRQTHAFMTAPDPFAALVARIGRLPIWMFHGDADETVPVDQSRRMVAALRLAGSNVRYTEFPGGDHNGAPGQAFDGLETLPWLLSQRR, encoded by the coding sequence GTGAGATTTGCTCAGTTCCTTTTATTGGTGGCATTGACTGTGCGTCCTGCCCTGGCCGACACCGGCTTCCTCGATCGGTCCCTAGCAGTTCGTGGAGGGACCTTTCGATATCAAGTGTATGTCCCTGCGGAATTCACTTCACGAAAGAGCTGGCCGATCATCGTCTGGTTGCACGCAAACGGCTCCCAAGGGGACGACGCACTCCTCCCGACTGTCGGCGCGCTTGCCGACCAAATCCGGCGCCATCGTTCAAGCTTTCCGGCCATCGTCCTGTTCCCGCAAGCGAAAACTGGGACTCGTTGGGCCTATCCAGAGATGGAAGACCTTGTCATGAGCGCGCTCGATCGTACCGTGAAGGAATTCCGCGGCGATCCGGCGAAAGTGTATCTCGCAGGCCACTCGATGGGTGGAAATGGTGCCTATCGAATCGCGTTCAGATGGCCGGAGCGCTTTGCGGCACTGTTGGTCGTGTCCGGAAGCGTGACCGGTGCGGGATCTTGGACGTCCGAGGATGTCGCAGTCGATCGCCAGACGCACGCCTTCATGACGGCGCCGGATCCGTTTGCGGCGCTTGTCGCGAGAATCGGGCGTCTGCCTATCTGGATGTTCCACGGCGACGCCGACGAGACCGTGCCTGTTGATCAGTCGCGCCGCATGGTGGCTGCTCTGCGACTCGCTGGAAGTAACGTGCGGTACACCGAGTTCCCGGGCGGAGACCACAATGGAGCGCCCGGGCAGGCCTTCGACGGTCTTGAAACACTCCCTTGGCTCCTGTCGCAACGGCGCTAA
- a CDS encoding restriction endonuclease, with protein sequence MAVWLNRAGSHGEYELKFIQENRIYVTWDNLNVDLTTLTERAELTDAMTQRYPNAKVKTIANWVSQVWPFAQEIKKGDLVVLPLKGQRAIQIGEVVGDYHFESDGPTPFFHWRPVKWIGEAIPRAHFGKDLLNTFGAFMTICRVQRNNAEARIGAMRANGWKPETIASVTKSATPAVDEAAEPSEDTDLEEAARDQIAQLIAARFKGHGLTRLVEAILKAQGYTTYRSPEGADGGADILAGAGPLGFGVPRLCVEVKSENTPIDRPTVDKLLGAVSKFGAQEGLFVSWSGFKTNVQKELAASFFRVRLWTQKELLEALFAHYDHLDDDLKAELPLKRIWTVAAQDEE encoded by the coding sequence ATGGCGGTCTGGCTGAATCGCGCGGGCTCGCACGGCGAGTACGAACTGAAGTTCATTCAGGAGAACCGGATCTATGTGACCTGGGACAACCTGAATGTGGACCTCACTACACTTACCGAGCGCGCCGAGTTGACGGACGCGATGACGCAGCGATACCCCAACGCGAAGGTCAAGACCATCGCGAACTGGGTCAGCCAAGTGTGGCCGTTCGCGCAAGAGATCAAGAAAGGCGACTTGGTGGTATTGCCACTGAAGGGTCAGCGCGCCATCCAGATCGGTGAAGTAGTCGGCGACTACCACTTCGAGTCCGACGGGCCGACCCCGTTCTTCCACTGGCGACCGGTGAAGTGGATTGGCGAGGCAATCCCACGCGCGCATTTTGGAAAGGATCTACTCAACACCTTCGGCGCCTTCATGACCATATGTCGCGTGCAGCGCAACAACGCTGAGGCCCGCATCGGGGCCATGCGGGCCAACGGCTGGAAGCCGGAGACGATCGCGTCCGTCACGAAGAGCGCGACACCTGCCGTCGATGAAGCTGCAGAGCCGAGCGAAGACACTGACCTTGAAGAAGCCGCCCGCGACCAGATCGCCCAGCTGATCGCCGCTCGCTTCAAGGGTCACGGATTAACCAGATTAGTCGAGGCCATCCTGAAGGCCCAGGGCTACACCACCTACCGCAGCCCAGAAGGCGCAGATGGCGGTGCCGACATCCTCGCCGGTGCCGGGCCCCTGGGCTTCGGCGTGCCGCGTCTCTGTGTCGAGGTGAAATCGGAAAACACGCCCATTGACCGCCCGACCGTGGACAAGCTGCTCGGTGCTGTCTCCAAGTTCGGCGCGCAAGAGGGCCTCTTCGTGTCTTGGAGCGGATTCAAGACCAACGTCCAGAAGGAACTTGCGGCAAGCTTCTTCCGCGTGCGGTTGTGGACGCAGAAGGAACTGCTGGAAGCCCTGTTCGCCCACTACGACCACCTTGACGACGATCTGAAAGCCGAGTTACCACTCAAGCGTATCTGGACCGTGGCGGCGCAGGACGAAGAGTGA
- a CDS encoding alpha/beta hydrolase, which yields MKRTGLIVTALLILCASPRLPAQSGAEPREDRSRHREGFVTSERVRLHYLDWGGVGPNLVFLTGFGSTAHDFDKLADHFASRFRVVAITRRGRSPSDEPAGGYDLAHLTADVKAVMDGLSVDRVHLVGHSMAGTEMMQFARLYPERVLSMVFIDAAVDPAAAWRVMMKDPQGPPTSPAGSVSEQLDRWWNTHPSDFSAVRVPALALFAVQNRHPYPPPGASTAMRARLDEYWRTEWNALVERTAAKFQREVPGGRVVMMNGPHYLYRENEADVIREIDEFYRSVLPK from the coding sequence ATGAAGCGTACTGGCCTCATCGTGACCGCATTGCTTATTCTGTGCGCCTCCCCGCGCCTGCCGGCCCAGTCGGGCGCCGAGCCACGCGAGGATCGTTCACGCCACCGCGAGGGCTTTGTGACTTCGGAGAGGGTACGACTGCACTACCTCGACTGGGGTGGGGTTGGGCCAAACCTCGTGTTCTTGACGGGATTCGGGAGCACAGCTCATGACTTCGACAAACTCGCCGACCATTTCGCATCACGCTTCCGCGTGGTTGCGATCACGCGTCGCGGCCGTTCACCATCAGACGAACCAGCCGGTGGCTACGACCTGGCACACCTCACTGCAGATGTGAAAGCTGTCATGGATGGGCTCTCGGTCGACCGGGTTCACCTCGTGGGCCACTCGATGGCGGGCACCGAGATGATGCAGTTCGCACGGTTGTATCCAGAGCGTGTGTTGTCGATGGTGTTCATCGATGCTGCCGTGGACCCCGCAGCGGCCTGGCGCGTCATGATGAAGGATCCTCAGGGGCCACCGACGTCTCCTGCCGGATCCGTGTCGGAGCAGCTTGATCGGTGGTGGAACACTCACCCGTCAGACTTCTCGGCAGTTCGGGTGCCAGCGCTCGCGCTGTTCGCTGTCCAGAATCGCCATCCCTACCCGCCACCCGGGGCGTCGACTGCGATGCGTGCTCGGCTTGACGAATATTGGCGGACCGAATGGAATGCCCTAGTCGAGCGCACGGCCGCGAAGTTTCAGCGAGAAGTGCCCGGCGGCAGAGTCGTCATGATGAACGGTCCGCACTATCTGTACCGTGAGAACGAAGCCGACGTCATCCGAGAGATCGACGAGTTTTACCGCTCCGTGCTTCCTAAATAA
- a CDS encoding type II toxin-antitoxin system RelE/ParE family toxin: MRFVETPIFTKVITALLDDESYRGLQSALMRRPEQGPTIGGTHGARKVRWARAGAGKRGGIRVIYYWAVREAAFYMLYAYAKNEQGDLTPNQARVLAALIREEFK, encoded by the coding sequence ATGCGGTTTGTTGAGACGCCGATCTTTACCAAGGTCATCACGGCGCTTCTCGACGACGAGTCGTATCGAGGCCTGCAGTCGGCGCTCATGCGCCGGCCCGAGCAGGGGCCAACCATCGGCGGCACCCACGGTGCGCGAAAGGTGCGATGGGCACGGGCGGGTGCCGGGAAGCGCGGCGGCATTCGAGTGATCTACTACTGGGCGGTCCGTGAGGCGGCGTTCTACATGCTTTACGCCTACGCCAAGAACGAGCAGGGCGACCTGACACCCAACCAGGCGCGCGTTCTGGCGGCGCTAATTCGGGAGGAGTTTAAGTGA
- the nadS gene encoding NadS family protein, with protein sequence MKAEAFQELVASVRQAGRIRRGTLRASRVTTFKPADIKAVRKKLRASQSEFALMIGVNVSTLRNWEQGRRVPDGPALALLRVAAKNPIAVAEALHGWRGAA encoded by the coding sequence GTGAAAGCCGAAGCGTTTCAAGAGTTGGTCGCCAGCGTTCGACAGGCCGGTCGCATTCGTCGGGGCACCCTGCGCGCGTCTCGGGTGACGACGTTCAAGCCGGCCGACATCAAGGCGGTCCGAAAGAAGCTGCGCGCCTCGCAGAGCGAATTCGCGCTCATGATCGGTGTCAATGTGTCGACGTTGCGCAACTGGGAGCAAGGTCGCCGTGTTCCAGACGGGCCGGCGCTGGCGCTTCTCCGGGTCGCGGCAAAGAACCCGATCGCGGTCGCCGAAGCGCTCCATGGTTGGCGCGGTGCGGCCTAA
- a CDS encoding transglutaminase family protein — MDEYLRESRYIDFNDPAVNKTALGLAEGCSSETALVRRCFEFVRDEIQHSWDFKRNPVTCRASDVLAHRTGYCYAKSHLLAALLRANGVPTGLCYQRLSVGESGGPYCLHGLNAVFLQDFGWYRIDARGNKPGVHAEFSPPVERLSFKIKDPQERDLPEVWAEPLPVVIAVLEAYDDVELVASNLPDVALEQPER; from the coding sequence ATGGACGAGTACCTTCGCGAGAGCAGATACATTGACTTTAATGATCCAGCGGTCAACAAGACGGCGCTGGGTTTAGCGGAAGGCTGTTCGTCGGAGACTGCTTTGGTACGACGTTGCTTTGAGTTTGTACGTGATGAAATTCAGCACAGCTGGGACTTCAAACGTAACCCTGTGACCTGTCGAGCATCTGATGTGCTTGCTCATAGGACTGGCTATTGCTACGCGAAGAGCCACCTTCTTGCCGCGCTGCTGCGCGCCAACGGCGTTCCGACCGGCCTTTGCTATCAACGCCTCTCGGTAGGGGAGTCTGGAGGCCCTTACTGCCTGCATGGTCTCAATGCAGTTTTCCTGCAAGACTTCGGTTGGTATCGCATTGATGCGCGCGGCAACAAGCCCGGAGTTCACGCAGAATTCTCTCCGCCAGTTGAACGGCTGTCTTTCAAAATCAAGGATCCCCAAGAACGCGACTTACCCGAAGTGTGGGCAGAGCCTCTTCCTGTAGTCATCGCAGTGCTGGAAGCATACGATGATGTTGAATTGGTTGCTAGCAACCTCCCCGATGTCGCACTTGAGCAACCGGAAAGATAG
- a CDS encoding SDR family oxidoreductase produces MSGIEDKVVVITGASSGIGEATALLLAERGAKVVLGARRPELLKALADRIARTGGEAAYARTDVKRRNDVSDLVKLACERYGKIDVLVNNAGIAPISPLDDLRVAEWEEMIDINIKGVLYGIAAALPVFRKQGFGHFVNTASTAGHKTVPNQSVYSGTKFAVRAISEGLRQEAGDRLRVTIISPGFVRTDLVDTVANPELRAQLTESRDKFAIPPEAIARAIVFAIEQPADVDVGEIIVRPTAQG; encoded by the coding sequence ATGTCGGGAATTGAAGACAAGGTCGTCGTAATCACGGGCGCAAGCAGCGGAATTGGCGAGGCGACTGCGCTCTTGCTCGCCGAGCGCGGTGCGAAGGTCGTACTTGGCGCGCGACGCCCGGAACTCCTTAAGGCACTTGCTGACCGTATCGCGAGAACGGGTGGCGAGGCAGCCTACGCGCGCACAGACGTCAAACGGCGCAACGACGTGTCCGACCTCGTCAAGTTGGCATGCGAACGGTACGGCAAGATTGACGTGCTCGTCAACAATGCGGGCATTGCACCGATCTCTCCGCTCGACGACCTGCGCGTCGCGGAGTGGGAGGAGATGATCGATATCAACATCAAAGGCGTTTTGTACGGCATCGCGGCAGCGCTGCCGGTATTCCGCAAGCAAGGTTTCGGGCATTTCGTCAACACCGCTTCTACAGCAGGACACAAGACCGTGCCGAACCAATCGGTCTACTCCGGCACGAAGTTCGCCGTGCGCGCCATCTCTGAGGGCTTGCGCCAGGAGGCCGGTGATCGGCTGCGCGTAACGATCATTTCGCCCGGCTTCGTGCGGACAGACCTTGTGGACACTGTGGCGAATCCGGAGCTGAGGGCCCAGCTCACCGAGTCCAGGGACAAGTTTGCGATTCCGCCGGAGGCGATCGCCCGCGCCATTGTGTTCGCGATCGAGCAGCCGGCCGATGTTGACGTGGGCGAGATAATTGTCCGTCCCACTGCGCAGGGTTAA
- a CDS encoding Gmad2 immunoglobulin-like domain-containing protein: MSRVLTLVVMLSAIYASPAFAQTPCADVPKDEPFVMVTAPAAGAKVKGGFAVTGCSRTFESTVVWTLTVRGGKELARGTAKGGGVDGPGPLSFTVTAKVTRPTLAYLEVIEPSASGGPPASRVIVPVVLSP; encoded by the coding sequence ATGTCACGAGTACTCACGCTGGTCGTCATGCTCTCCGCCATCTACGCTTCGCCGGCGTTCGCGCAGACGCCGTGCGCCGACGTGCCGAAAGACGAGCCGTTCGTGATGGTGACCGCGCCGGCCGCGGGCGCGAAGGTGAAGGGCGGATTCGCCGTCACGGGCTGCTCGCGGACCTTCGAGAGCACCGTGGTGTGGACGCTGACCGTCCGCGGCGGCAAGGAGCTGGCGAGGGGCACGGCGAAGGGCGGTGGCGTGGATGGCCCCGGCCCGCTGTCGTTCACGGTGACCGCGAAGGTGACCAGGCCGACGCTCGCCTATCTCGAAGTGATCGAGCCGAGCGCCTCGGGCGGTCCGCCGGCCTCCAGGGTGATTGTTCCTGTTGTACTGAGCCCCTAG
- a CDS encoding HAD family hydrolase, with protein sequence MAALSAEPVTTLRAVFFDVDFTLIYPGPMFQAEGYRLACAAMGVEVDPSRFDLATAASAFILDEAEEQIYNHDLFIDYTASIIEHMGGRGANVVEVARQIYDQWAVNHHFEMYDDAAPALRSLHESGLTVGVISNSHRSLVAFSEHFSLTGLIRVSVSSAEHGYMKPHRSIFDAALERAGVRATESLMVGDSLKHDVEGALQAGMRAVLLRRSGEAPPALPANVPMIQTLAQLTDVL encoded by the coding sequence GTGGCAGCCCTCTCCGCCGAACCCGTGACCACCCTCCGCGCCGTTTTCTTCGACGTCGATTTCACCCTGATCTACCCCGGTCCGATGTTCCAGGCCGAGGGCTACCGCCTCGCCTGCGCGGCCATGGGGGTCGAGGTCGATCCGTCGCGGTTCGACCTCGCGACCGCAGCCTCGGCTTTCATTCTCGACGAGGCCGAGGAGCAGATCTACAACCACGACCTCTTCATCGACTACACCGCGTCGATCATCGAGCACATGGGCGGCCGCGGCGCTAACGTCGTGGAAGTGGCGCGGCAGATCTACGATCAGTGGGCGGTGAACCACCACTTCGAGATGTACGACGATGCGGCGCCGGCGTTGAGGAGCCTGCATGAGAGCGGCCTGACGGTCGGCGTGATCTCGAACTCCCATCGCAGCCTGGTCGCCTTTTCCGAGCACTTCTCGCTGACCGGCCTGATCCGCGTGTCGGTGTCGTCGGCGGAACACGGCTACATGAAGCCGCACCGCAGCATCTTCGACGCCGCGCTCGAGCGCGCGGGCGTGCGCGCCACCGAATCGCTGATGGTGGGCGACAGCCTGAAGCATGATGTCGAGGGCGCGCTCCAGGCGGGCATGCGCGCCGTGCTCCTCCGCCGGTCCGGAGAGGCGCCGCCGGCCCTGCCGGCGAACGTGCCGATGATCCAAACGCTCGCGCAACTGACCGATGTTCTCTAA
- a CDS encoding pitrilysin family protein, translating into MGLNPTQRVLDNGVTVIAKANHTTPAVSLLVGVRAGAYSDPPDREGTAALCARVLDRGTVTRPAEVIADDLDGRGASLSVVAGRHQMAISATCLADDFGSVLTLAADIARHPAFPEAEVNTRRADLITSIRQDEDNPAPMAVDAFNLALYGPHPYARKVRGTVASVEGIKRQDLVRFYQKGFQPGAITVVVVGDVEEEAAVAAISKVFGDWASVVAEAAAAIPDAIAPSERRLVTVPMMNKAQADIAYGFVGIRRSNPDYTAYSVMNNALGQYAIGGRLGDSIRERQGMAYYVFSSLDASLGAGPFTIRAGVSAANVEKAIASIDTELAAVLQSGFTAQEIDESKGYLVGSLPRQLETNAAIASFLLNAEFFGLGLDYDVRLPGLIQSVTLEAANDSARRLLDPARATIAVAGPWQPSPPNP; encoded by the coding sequence ATGGGTCTGAATCCGACGCAACGCGTCCTCGACAACGGCGTCACGGTGATTGCCAAAGCGAATCACACGACGCCCGCCGTGAGCCTGCTGGTCGGCGTCCGTGCCGGCGCCTACTCCGATCCCCCCGATCGCGAAGGCACCGCCGCCCTGTGCGCGCGCGTGCTCGATCGCGGCACCGTGACGCGGCCCGCGGAGGTGATTGCCGACGACCTCGACGGCCGCGGCGCGTCGCTGTCGGTCGTGGCCGGCCGCCACCAGATGGCGATCAGCGCCACGTGCCTGGCCGACGATTTCGGATCGGTGCTCACCCTGGCCGCCGACATCGCTCGCCACCCGGCCTTTCCGGAGGCCGAGGTGAACACGCGCCGGGCGGATCTGATCACCTCGATCCGCCAGGACGAAGACAATCCGGCGCCGATGGCGGTGGATGCGTTCAACCTCGCGCTCTACGGCCCGCACCCCTACGCGCGCAAGGTGCGCGGCACGGTGGCATCGGTCGAGGGCATCAAGCGGCAAGACCTGGTGCGGTTCTACCAGAAGGGCTTCCAGCCGGGCGCCATCACGGTCGTCGTCGTCGGCGACGTCGAGGAGGAAGCGGCCGTCGCGGCGATCAGCAAGGTGTTCGGTGACTGGGCTTCAGTTGTCGCCGAAGCGGCCGCCGCCATTCCCGACGCGATTGCGCCCAGCGAGCGCCGCCTCGTCACCGTGCCGATGATGAACAAGGCGCAGGCCGACATCGCGTATGGCTTCGTCGGCATCCGCCGCTCGAATCCCGACTACACCGCGTATTCGGTGATGAACAACGCCCTCGGCCAATACGCCATTGGCGGACGCCTCGGCGACAGCATTCGCGAGCGGCAAGGCATGGCCTACTACGTATTCAGCTCGCTCGACGCCAGCCTGGGCGCCGGGCCGTTCACCATTCGCGCCGGCGTCTCGGCCGCCAACGTCGAGAAGGCCATCGCCTCGATCGACACGGAGCTGGCCGCCGTCCTGCAGTCGGGCTTCACCGCGCAGGAGATCGACGAGTCGAAGGGCTACCTGGTGGGGTCGCTGCCGCGGCAGCTCGAAACCAATGCCGCCATCGCCTCGTTCCTGCTGAACGCCGAGTTCTTCGGCCTGGGACTGGATTACGATGTCCGCTTGCCTGGCCTGATTCAGTCGGTGACGCTCGAGGCCGCCAACGACAGCGCGCGCCGGTTGCTCGATCCCGCTCGCGCCACCATCGCCGTGGCCGGGCCGTGGCAGCCCTCTCCGCCGAACCCGTGA
- a CDS encoding pitrilysin family protein encodes MVRETVLDNGLKVLVQEVHTAPLASVWCWYRVGSKDETPGVTGVSHWVEHMNFKGTRNIPRDQVKGIIEKFGGSWNGYTWIDQTTYLETASKDALDRMLFIEAERMDGCLYDPADCESERTVIISELHGGENDPEQLLDTEVTAAAFKVHPYHHPTIGWLSDLQTMTRDDLYGHYRRYYVPSNATIVVVGDVDGDDVVKRVQAQFGGIAPGSRPARVRQVEPEQQAERRVVLRKEGTTAYWKAVFHAPAFADEAFFPLLVADAVLNGAAGLNIWSMGGVSRPQRSARLYRALVDGGLASSVGGALMPTEHPYLYSINASVAEGKSLAAVEDVVLKEVERLQQGGITPAEFAKVNAQLRARFVYDGDSVTDIAHQLGYFETIGSWRGYHELRARLAAVTPEAVHAAAVKYLTPANRTIGWFEPITGLGA; translated from the coding sequence ATGGTTCGCGAGACGGTCCTCGACAACGGTTTGAAGGTCCTCGTGCAGGAGGTCCACACCGCCCCGCTGGCGTCGGTGTGGTGCTGGTATCGCGTCGGGTCCAAGGACGAGACCCCGGGCGTCACCGGCGTCTCGCATTGGGTCGAGCACATGAACTTCAAGGGGACCCGCAACATTCCCCGCGACCAGGTGAAGGGCATCATCGAGAAATTCGGGGGGAGCTGGAACGGCTACACCTGGATCGACCAGACCACCTACCTGGAAACCGCCTCCAAGGACGCGCTGGATCGGATGCTGTTCATCGAGGCCGAGCGCATGGACGGGTGCCTCTACGACCCCGCCGACTGCGAGTCGGAGCGGACCGTGATCATCTCGGAGCTGCACGGCGGCGAGAACGACCCGGAGCAGCTGCTCGACACCGAAGTTACCGCCGCCGCCTTCAAGGTGCATCCGTACCACCACCCGACCATCGGCTGGCTGTCGGATCTGCAGACCATGACGCGCGACGACCTCTACGGCCACTATCGCCGCTACTACGTCCCCTCCAACGCCACCATCGTCGTGGTCGGCGATGTCGATGGCGATGACGTGGTGAAGCGCGTGCAGGCGCAGTTTGGCGGCATTGCCCCGGGATCGCGCCCGGCCCGCGTCCGCCAGGTGGAGCCCGAGCAGCAGGCGGAACGGCGCGTGGTGCTGCGCAAGGAAGGCACCACGGCGTACTGGAAGGCCGTGTTTCACGCCCCGGCGTTCGCCGACGAGGCGTTCTTCCCGCTGCTGGTGGCCGACGCCGTGCTCAACGGCGCCGCCGGCCTCAACATCTGGTCGATGGGTGGCGTGTCGCGGCCGCAGCGCAGCGCCCGGCTCTACCGCGCGCTCGTCGATGGCGGCCTCGCCTCCAGCGTGGGCGGGGCCCTGATGCCGACCGAGCATCCCTACCTGTATTCGATCAACGCGAGCGTGGCCGAAGGCAAGTCGCTCGCGGCCGTGGAAGACGTGGTGCTCAAGGAAGTGGAGCGCCTGCAGCAGGGCGGCATCACGCCGGCGGAGTTCGCCAAGGTCAACGCCCAGTTGCGGGCGCGATTCGTCTACGACGGCGACAGCGTGACCGACATCGCGCACCAGTTGGGCTACTTCGAAACCATCGGATCGTGGCGCGGCTATCACGAGCTGCGCGCCCGGCTGGCAGCGGTCACTCCGGAGGCCGTGCATGCCGCGGCGGTGAAGTACCTGACGCCCGCGAATCGCACCATCGGGTGGTTCGAGCCGATCACCGGGCTTGGGGCTTGA